The Nicotiana tabacum cultivar K326 chromosome 1, ASM71507v2, whole genome shotgun sequence genome segment CCTTTGTAGTGGGagcccaggttcgcatttgcgatgattttgTCGCATTTACGACCTTCGTATTTGCAAAccaagtgtcgcaaatgcgatatctgtaACCTGTGCACAACTTTATTAaatgcgggacttaggccatttagctcattttctttaatctcttgggaaatttttggagtttttggaAGAGGACTTTCAACTAACACTTTGAGGTCAGTAATTTTTACACAaaatgagttaaatacatgaattatgggtagtgggggtgaattttaggaattcttccGTTTAGGTTGAAAAATCACATTAGTAGTTAGGATATGAATTCTTAAACATGTATTAACTATTTTAAATGACATTTTATTAGTTTCAGGTCGTTTGGCACCGAGCTGAGGGTTTAAGGCACAATTGTAGAccggaaagtaagctttgagGCAAGGTATGTCTCTTTTCTAAcgttgtaagagggaattaactccATAAGTGAATTGAATTTATGTGTGCTCTTATTtgcgggggctatgtacgcacgaggtgacgagagtccacatgtagctactaattatgcctatgtccgggtaattttaggtttacaccatgactttttgataccgttatttgattatgtttattatttGCCTTGAAAATAATCGAGATTGAGCATGCTTATTAATTGtcttgaaaagagttgaaattgaggatttcgaaatttgaaagttttcatttgaattttgcatttttgaaaacaattgaggaatattataataacttgagaaatctatgttcaaccgCATCGCAAATATATTCCGAGAGCGGGGTAATTCCACTAATtttatgggagcgggccgttcgcctcgccaggttaatagatgcatctatggttcgtgtcgttcgacccttgacaatgcacaatttacatttatatgttggatcgggccgtacgacctcgacatgatttgtgcatgataaatctttggaattAATAGTAactgatattgcttcattggcttaAGATATAAATggttaaatgacgaaaataaatttgACAATTTTCTATTAATAAAAAAATTGTTTACGTATTTCTTCCTATTGAGTTTTCAGCTCTGTTATACAATCTATGCTCAATTATAATATCGATATTTTATTGTTATCCCATAGTAAGCGTCAGaatcgatccctcgtcactacttctttgaggttagactggatacttactgggtacgtgttgatttatgtgctcatactatacttgttgtacatttttgtgcaggtacatatatgtctagcggccttgtgggcgcaaagGTGTGATTATTTACGGGGATTTAGGTGAGAtacattctatattacgatctgcagccagcagagtctccttcagagttatgtatatttttcctgtctaatttgtattccggacaaatGCTATATTTTATGTTACTccttagttgatgctcatgcacttgtgacatcggatttTTGGGGAGTGATTGTGGGTTTAAGTATTTTAGTTgcgaaaatattatcatttactctgtaaattttatctctttttatttacttgaaggaaatttaggatttcaaaaatactaaaatgagtaattaagttaaatctttattgttggcttgcctgacagtgatgttaggcgtcatcacgacttttaatagattttgggtcgtgacagaaggagaaatatattatattaaaaatcaaACTCAATCTCACCGTAACAAacttaatttattttgaaatatataAACCATCCATAGAACAGCAAACTCAACAATTCGTTCTAGTACTCCATTTTAAACTTAAACAAGACAAAGCAATTTAATTTATTTCCCTCAAGCACAAATATTATTCTTTCTTTTACAGTATAAAAATCAAGGAAAATTCTctataatataatattttcaaTCACAAGCCTCTGTGCGATCATTTGTTGTAATGTTAAGATTTTGGCCAGCATAAGTAAAGAAGACACCAGTGTGTGGGTAAATTGGAAGACCTCCGTTAACGTCATAGATATCGTCATGTGATTTAGAGATAACGGTAGTGTTAACTTTGGTAACAGAATCGAAATTGGGAATGCTTAGTGAAACATGAAGTTGAACACAATCACATGTATTTTCCACAGTTGCATTCCAAACTTGTTGTCCGTTGACAGTTCCGCTAAGTTTTTGTTGGCTAATTACAATTCCAGGATTGCATCTGAAACCtgaaaaaggaagaagataaTTACTAGCTGTTTGTATTCCTTTTCTTCTAGTTCTTGAATATTTTGGGTATTTTATAGTCACGTGATTTTAATTAAGTATcatgtatttttaaaaattgtttcaTACATATGGGTCCGAACTAAAGGCAATAGTGCGATTGCACATCTAAAAACTGGATGAAGGatgattatttttcaattaatcaTATATTAATGCTAAGACTGTCCAATTATTCAAGAAAAAACATTCATATCCCATCATGTGTATccaaacataataataataatgataatgataatgataatgataataataataataatagcccGATGCACAAAGTATCACGCATTCTGATTCGGAGAAAGGATGCACCCCAAGGGATGTGATGCAAGCATCATATCTGATGCAAGAGCCGGTGGATGATTCTATAGCTCGAATGTGTAATCTATAGGTTACATGCAGGCAGCTTTACCGTTACTCAAGAgtatcacaaaataatataaagaTAAGAGAAAATCTAATTTATGCTTTGAGTACTTGAGAGATAGAAGAATGTCTTTGTGCCTGTGAGAGAGGGAAGGAataaaagaagaataagaaaGGTTAATACCTTCAGCTATGAAAGCAAGAGAAAGAACTAAGCCAAGGACTTTGATGAATGCTGCCATTGCTTTACTTTGATTTATTATGTTTTTCCAATGCCTAACAACTTCATATTTATAGATACTTTATATGGGGATGATTAAGGTAACATAATGAAAGGGAGGTGCCATGCTaggttaaagaaaataaaaaagtttaAATTTGGTTTCCTAATAAGATGATTGATTATTACTAGTATTTACCATAACAATTCTGCTGATTAAAGATTATCTAAAACTGCACAAAGAGGGAGATTTTGTCAAATTTGatattaataaaattaccttTTCTGCATCAAGATGGAAAAAAAGGAAGGGAAAAAAACAATATTGACCAATacctctccccccccccctctttccATTTCCTTTGAAATTAGAGATTTCCACTGAAATGGCCAGTGAAGCATTACCAAATTCTGCATATTAACATTTATCTGTAACTGTATGAAAATAGAGATTTGGTCACACTTGATGTGTAAAAATGTAAGGGAGTTTTACCACTACCACAATTAGTGGTATTCTAACTGAACCGAAAAATCGCACAAAATCGAACTGTCAAACCAAAAATCGATTAAAAAATTCGATTAGTTTTGATTTGGCATTAAGTAAAAAAATTCAAATCAAATcggtatataaatatataatttttatatatacttttaaaactttatataatattttctttaaaaaatatctagaaatatttgtgATCCTCTTATGGGATGTAACatttaatataattataaaatacatccatttttatttactttagatAATGGTTGATTCTAATTTGTATAATTACTTTCTTATCAAGTTTTATTGAAATGCATCAACATCTTTGTTTTTCCATAACCATATGTCAAGATCTATCAAActcatattttttttgaattactggtaatttttaaaattaaatagacatGTTATTATTTAAGTTtcatattgatttttgtatttaaTTATTAGAATTCGGTTAAGCTTGAAAACGTGACATcaataaaaaattattgttatactaaaaaaataactatcatgtgttgctaaaaaaataatctcataataatattttaatagatcatatgtttatcaatttttaaatttttactaaacatatattcatttaTCAAAACTTTATATAAATCTAACAAGTAAGActgaaaataatagaaaattttCACCCTGTAGCTAAATAATGcgcctatttattataaattaaaaaaactttaaaaataattatttataaccacttttatattttataacaaagTACAAATATATACAATTGATCCCTCAATTTTGCCCTCAACCCTCTCTCTTCTCCCTCAAATCTCTCTCTATTTTCCATCTCTCTTCGACAAGGCCGTCTTCTTTTCTGGCGATTTACCGCCATAGCCAGATCTTTTCATATTTCTTGCGACATTGCTtcaaattttcttcttctctaGGGACTCTGCTTCAGATTCCAAATGCCGAATCAGTAGCCATGGCCAGATCTGTTCTCATACTCCCTCTTCAAATCTATTCTCTTTTCTTCAAATCTATCCATGGCGCGATGGAAGATTTGACACTATATTCAATATACTTAAAACTAAAAGTTTCAGATCTATGTATCATTTAAAAAGCTAGAGGCGTGATGGAAGATTTGAGGGCCAGatttttttcttctccatttttaattttgataCAATGTATACAATATCTTGCTTGGCCGGAAGACGCCACCTCCggcgaactttcttctcttctttgctattgagtcatatacaatgatacaaatacattatACCCTGTACAAATATactcaatgtcacgacccaaacccacTATAGGCCATGATAGCGCCCAACTtcgtcgttaggcaagccaacggtgaactattc includes the following:
- the LOC107796499 gene encoding uncharacterized protein LOC107796499, which produces MAAFIKVLGLVLSLAFIAEGFRCNPGIVISQQKLSGTVNGQQVWNATVENTCDCVQLHVSLSIPNFDSVTKVNTTVISKSHDDIYDVNGGLPIYPHTGVFFTYAGQNLNITTNDRTEACD